A single genomic interval of Koleobacter methoxysyntrophicus harbors:
- a CDS encoding ABC transporter ATP-binding protein, which produces MEKILEVKNLRKEYSDFILNDISFSLEKGYIMGFIGPNGAGKSTTIKLIMNLAKRDAGEIKIFGLDNINDEVVIKQKIGFVYDQNYFYGDLTIAEIKRIIAPFYVNWNDRIFNKYIKEFELPADRKIKHLSRGMQMKFSLALALSHDADLIILDEPTSGLDPVFRNGILDILADLIQDENKGVLFSTHITGDLDKIADYITFINKGEIVFSMAKDDILDNYAIVKGPRELLDDGIKKEFTGMRFNRFGFEGLISDRNRTKKLFKDRVIVERATLEDIMLFSVRGNGND; this is translated from the coding sequence GTGGAAAAGATTTTAGAAGTAAAGAACCTGAGAAAAGAGTATAGTGATTTTATTTTAAACGATATAAGTTTCAGCCTTGAGAAGGGGTATATTATGGGATTTATTGGGCCTAATGGTGCAGGTAAGAGTACAACCATTAAACTGATTATGAATCTGGCAAAAAGGGACGCCGGAGAAATAAAAATATTCGGATTGGATAACATTAATGATGAAGTAGTGATTAAACAGAAAATAGGTTTCGTTTATGACCAGAATTACTTTTACGGGGATTTAACGATAGCGGAAATAAAGAGGATAATTGCTCCATTTTATGTAAACTGGAATGATCGTATCTTTAATAAATATATAAAGGAATTTGAACTGCCCGCTGATAGGAAGATTAAACACTTATCCAGAGGTATGCAGATGAAGTTTTCTTTAGCTTTAGCCCTTTCTCATGATGCTGACTTAATTATACTGGATGAACCTACATCTGGGCTGGACCCTGTTTTCAGGAACGGAATTTTAGATATACTGGCCGATTTAATACAGGACGAAAATAAAGGGGTGCTGTTTTCCACTCATATAACTGGGGATTTAGATAAAATAGCCGACTACATCACTTTTATAAACAAAGGCGAAATCGTTTTTTCAATGGCCAAGGATGATATTTTAGATAATTATGCCATTGTAAAAGGCCCTAGAGAACTTTTAGATGATGGCATTAAGAAGGAATTTACCGGAATGAGATTTAACAGGTTCGGCTTCGAAGGGCTGATCAGTGACAGAAACAGGACAAAAAAGTTATTTAAAGACAGGGTAATAGTTGAAAGGGCTACACTCGAGGACATTATGCTTTTTAGCGTAAGGGGGAATGGAAATGATTAA
- a CDS encoding CxxH/CxxC protein, with protein sequence MYVVCSKHLEEAIDEFVEIYEMPPDIYRLGEVSFTDWTAPSTCDFCDAPPKYLVV encoded by the coding sequence GTGTACGTGGTATGCAGTAAACACCTGGAAGAGGCGATAGATGAGTTTGTTGAGATTTATGAGATGCCTCCGGATATATACAGGCTGGGAGAAGTGTCTTTTACCGACTGGACGGCACCTTCTACCTGTGATTTCTGTGACGCTCCCCCTAAATATCTGGTGGTATGA
- a CDS encoding S1C family serine protease, with translation MDYYYYSKGKNSAWKYIIVGLVGALIGGLIAAYIAPVYLYGNIIPWPELPPSLQDDAGNSRDSRIDLPQNQGDSIIPVIAREITPAVVGISTVEIHYDLFFRPVESMSVGSGVIVAPNGYILTNDHVVGRARKITVILSDGRHYDAKRLWSDPTLDLAVIKIKAEDLKVAPLGDSDRLVVGELAVAIGNPLGLRFQRTVTAGIISALERSLPVGNVIMQDLIQTDASINPGNSGGPLINSRGEVIGINTAKASEAEAMGFAIPINLAKPIVKSIIEHGRFIKPWLGISGIDREIAAYYNTKVKIDRGILVGGVEPGSPAYKGGIREGDIITHIQGQEINTMAKLRMVLYNLEVGQTVEIRVLRDNKERIISVTLEEMPGS, from the coding sequence ATGGACTACTATTATTATTCAAAGGGTAAAAATTCCGCATGGAAATACATAATTGTCGGTCTGGTAGGGGCGTTGATTGGAGGATTAATAGCGGCTTACATAGCTCCCGTTTACCTATATGGAAATATAATACCCTGGCCCGAGCTCCCACCGTCTTTACAGGATGATGCCGGGAATTCCCGGGATTCTCGAATCGATTTGCCGCAAAATCAAGGAGACAGTATCATTCCGGTAATCGCGCGGGAAATCACTCCTGCTGTCGTCGGAATAAGTACCGTTGAGATACACTATGACCTTTTTTTCAGGCCTGTAGAAAGTATGTCTGTGGGGTCTGGGGTTATCGTTGCCCCAAACGGCTATATACTCACCAATGACCATGTAGTTGGAAGAGCGAGAAAGATAACCGTTATACTATCAGATGGGCGCCATTATGATGCAAAACGCCTCTGGAGCGACCCAACCCTTGATCTGGCTGTAATAAAGATTAAAGCTGAGGACCTCAAGGTTGCACCTCTGGGAGATTCCGATAGATTGGTAGTAGGTGAACTGGCGGTTGCTATCGGAAACCCGCTGGGTCTAAGATTTCAGCGGACGGTAACTGCAGGCATTATAAGTGCTCTTGAACGCAGCCTGCCCGTGGGAAATGTTATAATGCAGGACCTTATACAGACCGATGCCTCTATTAATCCCGGCAACAGCGGAGGTCCCCTGATAAATTCGAGAGGGGAAGTTATAGGCATAAATACCGCTAAGGCTTCGGAGGCTGAAGCTATGGGATTTGCCATTCCCATAAACCTGGCAAAACCTATTGTAAAGAGTATTATCGAACACGGCAGGTTTATAAAACCGTGGCTCGGTATTTCAGGGATAGACAGGGAGATTGCAGCGTATTATAATACCAAGGTTAAGATTGACAGGGGCATATTAGTAGGAGGGGTTGAACCCGGAAGCCCTGCATATAAAGGAGGAATAAGGGAGGGTGATATAATAACCCACATCCAGGGGCAGGAAATAAACACAATGGCCAAACTGAGAATGGTTCTTTACAACCTAGAAGTAGGTCAAACCGTCGAGATAAGGGTATTACGGGATAATAAAGAAAGGATAATTAGTGTAACACTGGAAGAAATGCCGGGCAGCTAG
- a CDS encoding aspartyl-phosphate phosphatase Spo0E family protein, which yields MNVKDKIKTARSILTNAVNMNMSSEILLKISQKIDKYIVEYYRKSEGQRGERDERESL from the coding sequence GTGAACGTGAAAGACAAAATAAAAACAGCAAGAAGTATACTTACTAATGCCGTCAACATGAATATGAGCAGCGAAATTCTCCTGAAAATAAGTCAAAAAATAGATAAATACATTGTTGAATATTACCGAAAAAGTGAGGGCCAAAGGGGTGAGAGGGATGAAAGAGAAAGTCTATAA
- the rlmH gene encoding 23S rRNA (pseudouridine(1915)-N(3))-methyltransferase RlmH, whose protein sequence is MKITIIAVGKIKKRYLKDGIKDYILRIKPYSSVNIIEVNDEQAPEGIGQKLLQEIKDREGERILKRLDTRSHIISLDVKGASMSSKEFADYIDKLTISGKSHITFIIGGSVGLSRDILKTSNLVLSFSKMTFPHQLMRIILLEQIYRAFKIIRGEPYHK, encoded by the coding sequence ATGAAGATTACAATAATTGCAGTAGGTAAAATCAAGAAAAGGTATTTGAAAGACGGTATAAAAGACTATATTTTAAGGATTAAGCCCTATTCTTCCGTGAACATTATTGAAGTAAATGACGAACAGGCTCCGGAGGGAATAGGGCAAAAACTTTTACAGGAAATAAAGGACCGGGAAGGGGAAAGGATTTTAAAGAGGCTGGATACCAGGTCCCATATAATTTCCCTGGACGTGAAAGGAGCATCCATGTCTTCGAAGGAATTTGCCGATTACATAGACAAACTGACCATTTCGGGTAAAAGCCATATAACCTTCATAATCGGCGGCTCCGTAGGCCTTTCACGCGACATCCTCAAGACAAGCAACCTGGTTCTTTCATTTTCAAAAATGACCTTTCCCCATCAATTGATGAGGATAATACTGCTGGAACAGATATACCGGGCTTTTAAGATAATAAGAGGAGAACCGTATCATAAGTGA
- a CDS encoding ABC-2 transporter permease has protein sequence MINLIIKDFMLQKKYIYFAVGYGVFIFFAFQHAGFNNFIYSMGSIAISYIFIASAINHDEKDNANVVLISLPIKRYRIVLAKYITILTVIALSLAVMGLLGAVFKVVGFPTVVRFINISDAIITFVSVGLLSSVYYPINLKFGSSYLRIFNVFIFMLVFFLPKTIAELLTEYRDSVFVRFITVMKAGLPDWLKVFLAVVTTLFIMVLSFTISVKIYNNKEF, from the coding sequence ATGATTAACCTGATTATCAAGGATTTTATGCTGCAGAAAAAGTACATCTATTTTGCCGTAGGGTACGGGGTATTCATATTTTTTGCCTTTCAACATGCAGGTTTTAATAATTTTATTTACAGCATGGGTTCAATAGCAATATCTTATATTTTTATTGCATCTGCCATTAATCATGATGAGAAAGATAATGCGAATGTTGTCCTGATTAGTCTGCCCATCAAAAGATACCGCATCGTTTTAGCAAAATATATAACTATATTAACTGTCATAGCTTTATCACTGGCAGTTATGGGATTATTAGGTGCAGTTTTTAAAGTCGTGGGTTTTCCTACGGTCGTGAGGTTTATCAATATATCGGATGCAATCATTACATTTGTGAGTGTGGGCCTTTTGAGTTCGGTTTACTACCCTATAAACTTAAAATTTGGCAGTTCATACCTAAGGATTTTCAATGTTTTCATATTTATGCTGGTTTTCTTTTTGCCTAAAACTATTGCCGAGCTTTTAACTGAATACAGGGATTCAGTATTCGTGCGGTTTATCACTGTAATGAAAGCCGGTTTGCCCGACTGGTTAAAAGTTTTCCTTGCCGTTGTCACTACCCTGTTTATAATGGTTTTATCTTTTACAATTTCGGTGAAAATATACAACAATAAGGAATTTTAA
- a CDS encoding GerMN domain-containing protein yields MSLFYSEKVKTLVIPIIAVTMTVSLLTLTGCFNRQPQPPQEDGEPMDDRAREIILYFDASTPQREYLAPETRKVTGDNLPLRAIQELIKGPAEGSDLKPVLPKEAEVKSVRVEDGIAYVDFNKEFPESLNVGSSGEALVISAIVNTLTEFPEIQKVQILIEGEKRESLAGHLDISQPLERNEAMIRR; encoded by the coding sequence GTGAGTTTATTTTACAGTGAAAAGGTTAAAACCCTTGTTATTCCAATTATTGCTGTAACAATGACCGTTTCATTGTTAACGTTAACGGGGTGTTTTAACAGACAGCCCCAGCCCCCTCAAGAGGATGGGGAACCTATGGATGACAGGGCTCGTGAAATAATCCTGTATTTCGATGCATCTACCCCCCAAAGGGAATATCTGGCACCAGAGACCAGAAAAGTTACCGGAGATAACCTTCCTTTAAGGGCCATCCAGGAACTAATAAAGGGACCGGCAGAGGGCAGCGATCTGAAGCCGGTTCTACCCAAGGAAGCGGAAGTCAAATCCGTCAGGGTAGAAGACGGTATTGCTTATGTGGATTTCAATAAAGAATTCCCTGAAAGTTTGAATGTAGGCAGCAGCGGAGAAGCCCTTGTGATAAGCGCAATTGTAAATACCCTTACGGAATTCCCCGAAATCCAGAAGGTCCAGATTTTGATCGAAGGAGAAAAAAGGGAGAGCCTTGCAGGCCACCTCGATATCAGCCAGCCTCTGGAGAGAAATGAAGCTATGATCAGGAGATAA
- a CDS encoding ATP-binding protein, whose amino-acid sequence MNSSNDQHIVTLNYLSDIMKKISRSKDLKESLHHIFEFTKQLLNYTMMVIYFYDDENEELKVVAAQGASIENLKKRTKFKVGEGVVGWVAKEKKAIVLEDATKADDFKVRQYYKEDPLIKSFMAVPLIYENKVLGIISISHNDPGMYNEKDVQMMSIIASQVAAIVKINKLLQDRTQIHKHILQSINSGVIVIDGKKNITLLNKAAEEIIGYSRKELIGKKISFLKESPCYRYIIKTLTSKRPFYEVETSVYCKDKRKLPIVMSTTVLKNSAGDFLGVTTIFRDISEFRKLQEEIQRTERLASLGKLAAGVAHEIRNPLLPIRTAANYLLKKIPVEDENYLLINTICEESERLNKLLNNFVSFAKPSSSKDVFELNNLILETVALMKPEFESKNILLKLDLTDDRTKILASVQEIRQVLINLLLNAVDSMPCGGAISIETVTDPEFLTLSISDTGCGMSEEQKKNAFDPFFTTKKDGTGLGLFIVHNLVLKNDGKIYLRSKEGEGTTFTIKIKRHI is encoded by the coding sequence ATGAACAGCAGTAATGACCAGCATATTGTTACACTAAATTATTTGTCGGACATTATGAAAAAGATCAGCAGGTCAAAAGACCTTAAGGAGAGTTTGCATCATATATTTGAATTCACTAAACAGCTTTTAAATTACACTATGATGGTAATATACTTTTATGATGATGAAAACGAAGAACTAAAAGTGGTAGCGGCACAGGGTGCATCTATAGAAAATCTGAAGAAGAGAACGAAATTTAAAGTCGGAGAAGGTGTTGTCGGATGGGTTGCTAAGGAAAAGAAGGCTATTGTGCTGGAAGATGCAACCAAGGCTGATGATTTTAAGGTAAGACAGTACTATAAAGAAGACCCATTAATAAAATCTTTTATGGCAGTACCTCTGATCTATGAAAATAAAGTGCTAGGGATAATAAGCATTTCACACAATGATCCCGGTATGTACAATGAAAAAGATGTGCAGATGATGTCGATAATTGCATCACAGGTTGCTGCTATAGTAAAAATAAATAAACTTCTGCAGGACAGGACCCAAATCCATAAACACATTCTCCAGAGCATTAATTCGGGTGTCATAGTAATAGACGGCAAAAAAAACATAACATTGCTTAATAAGGCTGCGGAAGAAATAATCGGATATTCACGAAAAGAACTCATAGGTAAAAAAATCAGCTTTTTAAAAGAATCTCCCTGTTATCGATACATTATAAAAACCCTGACTTCAAAAAGGCCCTTTTATGAAGTTGAGACTTCTGTTTATTGCAAAGATAAACGGAAGCTGCCTATAGTGATGAGCACCACTGTTCTAAAGAACTCAGCAGGGGATTTTTTGGGGGTTACGACCATATTTAGAGATATAAGCGAATTTAGAAAATTGCAAGAGGAAATACAGAGAACGGAGAGGCTGGCAAGTCTCGGCAAATTAGCCGCGGGTGTCGCCCATGAAATACGAAATCCCCTTCTGCCGATAAGGACTGCAGCAAACTATTTGCTTAAAAAAATACCTGTCGAGGATGAGAATTACTTATTGATAAACACTATCTGTGAAGAAAGTGAAAGATTGAATAAACTGCTTAATAATTTCGTTTCTTTTGCCAAACCCTCCAGTTCCAAAGACGTATTTGAATTAAACAACCTGATTTTAGAAACCGTTGCCCTTATGAAGCCGGAGTTCGAATCAAAAAACATTTTGCTGAAACTAGATTTAACCGACGACCGGACTAAAATACTGGCTTCAGTCCAGGAAATCAGACAGGTTTTAATAAATTTATTGCTCAATGCAGTAGATTCGATGCCCTGCGGAGGGGCAATCTCCATTGAAACCGTTACTGATCCCGAGTTTTTAACCCTCAGCATTTCTGATACCGGCTGCGGTATGTCTGAGGAGCAGAAGAAAAATGCCTTTGACCCCTTCTTTACTACAAAAAAGGATGGAACGGGCTTGGGATTATTTATCGTGCACAATTTAGTTTTAAAAAACGACGGGAAAATCTACCTCCGCAGTAAAGAAGGTGAAGGGACTACCTTTACAATAAAAATAAAAAGACATATTTAA
- a CDS encoding N-acyl-D-amino-acid deacylase family protein, whose translation MKTDLVITNGKVVDFNKRELVEKNIGIKNGKIYTLTSADITGQTVLDAAGSVVSPGFIDIHNHSDYNFNTGAKDLFETSKHLLLMGVTTSVGGNCGSGRTDIETYFDYIEKNGAPNNYLGFVGHRKLREEVGITDVYRAATNTEIKKMQELAKKAVENGAVGISFGLEYSPGASFEELVEVGRVLKEYPNTLLSAHYRYDADRSLEALEELIELSKETGVPMQVSHLNSGICFGYAREGLEMLETAYGQKLDIMADAYPYSAFSTSAGSAVFDDGCLERWDVDYDSIMVAGGEHAGKRCDKQLFEHIRKTSPDTPFIAFVMKEEEVDRVIAHPLVMVGSDGNINNGHGHPRASGTFPRVLHRYAAGKGVETLLLFLEKMTKLPAQRLGIKTKGDLFEGADADIIIFNKDNIKDNATFNNPAEQPSGIDYVLIGGKIVVEKGVIKKADSGKVIKLK comes from the coding sequence ATGAAAACGGATTTAGTAATTACAAACGGCAAAGTGGTGGATTTTAACAAAAGAGAACTTGTAGAGAAGAATATAGGTATTAAGAACGGAAAGATTTATACTTTAACTTCAGCAGACATTACGGGACAGACAGTATTGGATGCTGCAGGCAGCGTAGTTTCGCCGGGGTTTATAGATATACACAATCACAGTGACTACAACTTCAATACCGGTGCAAAGGACCTGTTTGAGACTTCAAAACACCTATTGCTGATGGGTGTAACTACGTCTGTTGGCGGGAATTGCGGAAGCGGAAGAACGGATATTGAGACATATTTTGATTATATAGAAAAAAACGGGGCTCCAAATAACTATTTGGGTTTTGTCGGGCACAGAAAATTGAGAGAAGAGGTCGGAATTACCGATGTCTATAGAGCTGCAACAAACACAGAGATTAAAAAAATGCAGGAGCTGGCCAAAAAGGCTGTTGAAAACGGGGCTGTAGGGATATCTTTCGGCCTGGAATATTCCCCGGGGGCATCATTCGAGGAATTGGTGGAGGTCGGTAGGGTTTTAAAAGAATATCCTAATACACTGCTTAGTGCCCATTACAGATATGATGCCGATAGGTCACTGGAGGCACTGGAAGAATTAATCGAGCTTTCAAAAGAAACGGGTGTGCCGATGCAGGTTTCCCACCTAAACAGCGGAATATGCTTTGGTTACGCTAGGGAAGGCCTTGAAATGCTGGAGACTGCATACGGACAGAAATTGGATATTATGGCAGATGCTTATCCTTACAGTGCATTTAGCACTTCTGCGGGCTCAGCAGTTTTTGATGACGGCTGTCTGGAAAGATGGGATGTTGATTATGACAGTATAATGGTAGCGGGGGGCGAACATGCAGGGAAAAGGTGTGATAAGCAGCTCTTTGAACATATAAGGAAAACGAGTCCCGATACTCCGTTTATCGCTTTTGTGATGAAAGAGGAAGAAGTAGACAGGGTTATTGCACACCCACTTGTTATGGTCGGCAGTGACGGAAATATTAATAACGGACACGGACATCCGAGGGCTTCAGGGACATTCCCCCGCGTATTACACAGGTACGCTGCAGGGAAAGGGGTTGAAACCTTACTCCTGTTCCTTGAAAAGATGACGAAGCTCCCTGCTCAAAGATTAGGCATTAAAACGAAAGGAGATTTATTTGAAGGAGCAGATGCCGATATTATAATATTCAATAAAGATAATATTAAAGATAATGCGACTTTTAACAATCCGGCTGAACAGCCGTCAGGGATAGATTATGTATTGATAGGCGGCAAGATTGTCGTAGAGAAAGGAGTTATTAAAAAAGCTGACAGCGGTAAAGTTATAAAATTAAAGTGA
- a CDS encoding helix-turn-helix domain-containing protein: MKKNAKIDNKTVGQRIREEREKLGLSREEFAEIIGLSDYYVGQLERGERQMSLPVLVKIANCLHISLDYLIWGKITFDAYYIRDARNIYGSPDSSQDTELIELINKCSQKELELVKKLIKTILPYIGKN; this comes from the coding sequence GTGAAAAAGAATGCGAAGATAGATAATAAGACTGTCGGGCAGAGAATACGGGAAGAAAGGGAAAAACTCGGGCTCTCACGGGAAGAGTTTGCTGAAATCATTGGGCTTTCGGATTACTATGTCGGACAGCTGGAAAGGGGAGAACGGCAAATGAGTCTCCCCGTTCTGGTCAAAATCGCCAATTGTTTGCATATATCTCTGGACTATCTGATTTGGGGCAAAATTACCTTTGATGCATATTACATCCGTGATGCCCGCAATATTTACGGCAGTCCGGACAGCAGCCAGGATACGGAACTGATTGAATTGATAAACAAATGCTCACAGAAAGAATTGGAGTTAGTAAAAAAACTTATAAAAACTATTCTTCCTTATATTGGTAAAAACTAG
- a CDS encoding GGDEF domain-containing protein: protein MKEKVYKYAPAILLSGGLFLWFVTVLIDRHYNYNQGLVWMPFVIFQVTISTICGILIKKLHQQVYTDSLTGLCNRRYFYTKLSELKSKAPVSLILLDIDNFKSINDTYGHLTGDRVLQQIADILQSNTRKNDIIARWGGEEFAVILPQTDVEEAFKIADRIRTTAENHIFSYEHITCKITVSVGIASAKEVDISTDQFFKIADKALYKAKEKKNFIVTVSES, encoded by the coding sequence ATGAAAGAGAAAGTCTATAAATATGCTCCTGCTATTTTATTGTCAGGTGGGCTATTCTTATGGTTTGTAACTGTTTTGATAGATAGACATTACAACTACAATCAGGGCTTGGTATGGATGCCATTTGTAATATTCCAGGTGACAATTAGTACAATCTGCGGCATCTTAATTAAAAAACTGCACCAACAGGTATATACTGATTCCCTGACAGGCCTGTGCAACAGGAGATATTTTTATACAAAGCTGTCAGAACTGAAATCTAAAGCTCCGGTCTCATTAATTTTACTGGATATAGATAATTTTAAAAGCATAAATGATACTTACGGGCATTTAACAGGAGATCGAGTATTGCAGCAAATTGCCGATATTCTGCAGAGCAATACGAGAAAAAACGATATAATTGCCCGATGGGGCGGGGAAGAATTTGCTGTAATTCTTCCCCAGACTGATGTCGAAGAGGCTTTTAAAATTGCGGATAGGATTAGAACCACAGCAGAAAATCACATTTTTTCTTATGAACATATCACCTGCAAAATTACTGTAAGTGTTGGTATAGCTTCAGCAAAAGAAGTGGATATTAGCACGGACCAGTTCTTTAAGATTGCTGATAAAGCCCTTTATAAAGCAAAAGAAAAAAAGAATTTTATAGTAACTGTTTCCGAGAGCTGA
- a CDS encoding molybdopterin-containing oxidoreductase family protein — protein sequence MKVYRTACTRDCPDCCSILAYVDEKGRLTEVKGDPEHPVTNGFLCAKGYSHIELVYHPDRLKHPLIKRNGEFMRAGWDEALEFICERMSGIIDEYGPLAILHYHYSGSEGILKNISRRFFNTLGGVTGVAGDICYSGGLAAQIYDFGGLMQSDIEDIANARGCVIWGRNVRSTNVHALPFIRKCSERGGKIAVVNPLPTGLENMADLIIRPKPGTDAALALGACCCLLKEGRFDRGFIENHTHGFEEFRRTLEHYSIKRVSDITGVGEGEIEKLALFYADNVPVTTLLGYGLQRYRGGGNTIRAIDALAAMTGNIGMKGAGVSYGADTYWAWGAHVAGSEPAAERRFIDRADLARGILNAQGPPVKMAFVTGANPAVTVPDTASIKKALSEIDTLVVIDLFMTDTAKQADVVLPCTTFFEGEDIKVNSWSPWIYYCPKVIEPIGEAQPDEEIFLELGKLLGLEWFKDKSPEDLLEWAAEPLRRFGVSLSSLREEGHIRNPLVPHVAWEDKKFRTPSGKFEFYSEKALSEGQSPVAVYVSPESCDDPFPYHFITPHSRLRIHSQFQKAAKIKNLNPFPKAFIHPEEGMSIGLIEGEEAEIYNDRGSLRVKIYFDPGMRKDVISLESGWDVESGGCANYLIPPRTTDMGNCAALYDVRVGIRLYNNKNQKNNTKIKHG from the coding sequence ATGAAGGTATACCGCACAGCATGCACGCGGGATTGCCCTGATTGCTGTTCAATTCTTGCATATGTCGATGAAAAAGGAAGACTAACTGAAGTAAAGGGAGACCCCGAACATCCAGTTACAAATGGCTTTCTCTGTGCCAAGGGCTATTCACACATTGAACTCGTCTATCATCCCGACCGCCTGAAGCATCCCCTTATAAAAAGAAATGGGGAATTTATGCGAGCTGGCTGGGATGAAGCTCTGGAGTTTATATGTGAAAGGATGAGCGGCATTATCGACGAATACGGCCCTCTTGCAATTCTGCACTATCACTACAGCGGATCAGAAGGTATTTTAAAAAATATAAGCAGGAGATTTTTCAATACCCTGGGAGGAGTTACCGGGGTAGCAGGAGATATCTGCTACAGTGGGGGGCTTGCGGCCCAGATTTATGACTTTGGAGGCCTTATGCAGAGTGATATTGAAGATATAGCCAATGCCAGGGGATGTGTTATCTGGGGAAGGAATGTGAGATCCACCAATGTCCATGCACTGCCCTTTATCCGGAAGTGCAGTGAAAGGGGAGGAAAGATAGCTGTTGTAAACCCCCTGCCTACCGGCCTGGAAAATATGGCTGATTTGATCATAAGGCCAAAACCCGGCACCGATGCAGCGCTGGCTCTGGGTGCGTGCTGCTGCCTTCTGAAGGAGGGAAGGTTTGACCGAGGATTTATAGAGAATCATACTCACGGATTTGAAGAATTTCGGAGAACACTGGAACACTATTCCATTAAAAGGGTTTCGGATATTACAGGGGTTGGTGAAGGGGAGATAGAAAAACTTGCCCTTTTTTACGCCGATAACGTTCCCGTTACCACCCTCCTCGGGTACGGCCTGCAGAGATACAGGGGAGGCGGGAATACCATAAGGGCCATAGATGCCCTGGCCGCCATGACGGGGAATATAGGCATGAAGGGTGCCGGTGTTTCTTATGGGGCTGATACGTACTGGGCCTGGGGTGCCCATGTAGCCGGTTCGGAACCGGCAGCAGAAAGGCGCTTCATCGACAGGGCCGACCTTGCCCGGGGAATTCTCAATGCCCAGGGTCCCCCTGTAAAAATGGCATTCGTCACCGGAGCAAATCCCGCCGTAACGGTGCCGGATACCGCTTCGATTAAAAAGGCTCTGAGTGAAATAGATACACTTGTTGTCATAGACCTTTTCATGACCGATACTGCAAAACAGGCCGATGTGGTCCTGCCGTGTACCACCTTTTTTGAAGGGGAAGATATAAAGGTGAATTCGTGGAGCCCGTGGATATACTACTGCCCGAAGGTGATAGAACCCATAGGGGAAGCACAGCCCGATGAAGAGATTTTCCTTGAACTGGGGAAGCTCCTCGGCCTTGAGTGGTTCAAGGATAAATCCCCGGAGGATTTGCTTGAATGGGCGGCAGAACCCCTAAGAAGGTTCGGTGTTAGCCTTTCATCATTAAGGGAAGAGGGCCATATCCGCAATCCCTTAGTGCCTCATGTGGCATGGGAGGATAAAAAATTCCGCACCCCTTCAGGGAAATTTGAGTTTTATTCGGAAAAGGCGCTGTCTGAAGGGCAATCCCCCGTTGCTGTATATGTTTCACCTGAGAGCTGTGATGACCCGTTCCCTTATCATTTTATTACACCCCATTCCCGGTTACGCATCCATTCTCAGTTCCAAAAAGCGGCTAAAATCAAAAACCTTAATCCCTTCCCTAAGGCTTTCATTCACCCGGAAGAAGGAATGAGCATCGGCTTAATTGAGGGGGAGGAAGCAGAGATTTACAATGACCGGGGCAGCCTGCGGGTGAAAATCTATTTCGACCCGGGAATGAGGAAGGACGTTATAAGCCTGGAATCGGGGTGGGATGTGGAGAGCGGTGGATGTGCCAATTACCTTATACCGCCCCGCACTACCGATATGGGGAACTGTGCGGCACTGTATGATGTCAGGGTTGGAATAAGATTGTATAATAATAAAAATCAAAAGAATAATACAAAGATAAAACATGGGTGA
- a CDS encoding GntR family transcriptional regulator translates to MNIIISNSSQQPLYQQIVTQIKNQIIRGELEEGEALPSMRNLAKELQISVITTKRAYEELEREGYIVTVAGKGSFVADQNRELLRERRLKIIEEKLAEVIAESRVLNIGLDELKEMIQLLYEEGE, encoded by the coding sequence ATGAACATTATTATATCTAATTCATCTCAACAACCCCTATATCAGCAGATCGTGACTCAAATCAAAAACCAGATTATAAGGGGGGAACTGGAAGAAGGTGAAGCCCTGCCTTCTATGAGAAATCTGGCAAAAGAATTACAGATTAGTGTGATCACTACCAAGAGGGCTTATGAAGAACTGGAAAGAGAAGGTTATATTGTAACGGTAGCGGGTAAGGGCTCTTTTGTTGCTGATCAGAACAGAGAGCTTTTACGGGAAAGACGGCTGAAAATCATCGAAGAAAAACTGGCAGAGGTGATTGCGGAAAGCAGGGTTTTAAACATTGGGCTTGATGAACTAAAGGAAATGATACAGCTGCTTTATGAGGAGGGAGAGTAG